tccccaatttttattttctttttcttattcaatttttatctGATATCGAGagcacaaaattaattttgatgacaaaaatttatatgaaaaatatcatttttatgaccaaaaAGTTCagatgttattttaaaaattgatctttcttaagattgaattgatatttaaaaatatcaacttgatatgttcGAAGTATCAAtgttgcattaattaatatcggcccaaatttgatatgaaataatgttaacttgagtgcaatttcatatcaatttttttttctgtgtacactATGTAACATGCTGTTTGTATTATTGTACATTATGTAAATGCTAGCTttagttttaatattaatattgttatACATAAGTTTATATGAACAGGGCAGATTGCATTAATATATATCTGGTCACACTAATCGATATCGTAAGAGCGGATCTCCTCTCGCGAGAGAGCCTAAAACGGGGGTTGAAATAGAGTTGCCTGCGAGCAACGAGTTAGTTCTAATAGAAAGATCAAGGAAGACAGTGTACAAACCGATTGTGAACtttaaaagaacaaaaataaagaacttGTGAAGTGGgataccgaaaaaaaaaccaacaaattaaaataaatttaaaaattgaattaaaacgaaaatggatttaaaaatcattgacGTGTCCGTGACTCAATTAAAAAGGTGATTGAAACTCTTAAATTTGCCAACAACTGGATCCAAGGCCGAACTTTTTTCGCGAGTCGCCGGTGGGCCACCAGAAAACCGAGACTCCGTCCCACAAATCAGTCAGGAGGACGGAGAAATGAAGGATACGGGATCCACATGTTCGGAAGACGAATGCCCCAGTTGCAGAGTCAGACGGAACCAAATTGTGACGTATAGACTATGGAGGAGTTGCGCGCAGAAATCGAAAAGGCCCAGAAGCTTCTAGATTTTCTACACATGCAGATCGACAGATCGACAGTTCTCAGAAGTTCGAGAGCATGCAAGAACGAGAAATACAGACAAGTGGCGACAAGAATCGAGGAACTGGCGAGTCAAACAACCGTTCGACGAACGGTGTGCAGACATGTAGCGGCGAGAACAGCGGAGCTGACAACGGAGAAGAGCGAGATGGCGAGAGACGCGCCAGTTCTGCGAATGCGGTACAAAGGAATGGAGAGAATTTTCTAGAACTTGGTGGCGCAGAATACGGTGAGAATACGGCAGAGTACGGCAGTGTTGCAAACCAAAATTCGAATGCAAACATGCTACTGCGCCCAATTGAAAGGGCCGATGGAGAGTTTTCTTCAGCTGGATTCAATTTAGCTAAAGAAATGCTGATGGATTTCTCGGAGAAAATTCCGATTCGATCGTGGATATCCCAATGGGATAATATATCCGCGTTGTACAACTTGTCGGACACCCAGCGCAGAGTTTTGCTGATCAGCAAACTAAAAGGCAGTGCTTTGCAGAGGATGCATGCTGATGCATCGCGATTCGTTAAACCGACAAGTGAGTTGTTGCAACAATTGCAGCTCGCTTTTAGCGGCAACGAGTCAAGGGCTGAAATGAGGCGGATGAAAAATTTGCAGTGTTAGGTTAGGTTAACCCGGACGGCCCTCACGGGGCCACGCATAGGCCAATATGGCCCTTAGTTGTCCGGTTGATGCGCATAAACCTTGAGATAAGTTGTGGGGTTTTTATATCCATAAGGATCGAGGTGTTTTTGGCGAAGGCAAGTAGTTCTCCTGGTTCCCTGCTGGAGGCGTCTTCTAGTGATGCCAGTACTGGGGCACCGAGGTATCTTCTTCTCGCTCTTGAGAGAGCCGGGCAGTTGCAGATAAGATGTTCCAGGATTTCGATAGCCCCCGATTCATCACATTTCCTGCAGGCGCGGCTGTTGAGTATTCCGAGTGTGGTTGCGTGTGATGCGGCCAGACAGTGCGCTCTTTGCACATAGTTCTTGAGATTCGGCAGGTCTCCACATGCTTTTTGCTAGCGTGTCCGCCTGTTTCTCCAGGGCGCTTTGGAGCGTTCGGAGGGAAACAGGCACGTTCTCCGTTCTGTCGTTCGCCAGCTCTACCCCCTCCTTTGCAAGAACGTCAGCTGTCTCGTGGCCATCGATGCCCTGGTGACTGGGAACCCAATAGATCCGCCCTGACTTTGTCGTGCTAAGGTTGTCTAATGCCTCCCTGCTCGCCATCACATTTTTGGAACTGACTGTTGACAAATGCATGGATCTTATCGCCGCTTGGCTGTCCACGAACAAGTTGACCACATCGTGTGGTCGATTTATATTTTGATCCACTTCAGCAGCTTTCCTTATGGCGAAGACTTCCGCCTGGAATATGCTGCAGTCGTTGGGTAGCTAAAGGATAGCCTTATTTCAGGGTCCGTACAGTAGAAGCccgctccttctcctccttccATCTTGGAGCCGTCCGTGTATATATTGAGGTGTTGGGTCTGGTCCCGACCCGTTTTTCAGTCATCTGGGCCATTGAACGAGGTTGTTTTAACCTCCGGGCACGTTCTGGGGGTCATATGGTCCGTTTTATTGATCATGCCTCGGCCGATTGAACTATGCTAGACAACTAGACGTTGTGCTGCCTTTCCTGCAGTCAGTTGTGCGTGGATGTCTATGGGGTCGACTTCGAGGATCGTTCCTAAAGCTTTAGTTGGGTTCAGCGCCCCCGTTTTTCAGACCAATGCCTGCCGCTGAATTCTCTCCATAAGCTCGGTGTACGTCGTCTTTTCGGTGGCTTGCCACCACACTAAGGCTCCATACAGCAGAGTCGGACGCACCACCGAGATGTAGATCTAGTGCATCAGAGCAGGTGACAGGCCCCATGTGCTGCTGAGCATCTTCTTGGATGTATATAGCGCAATGGTGGCCTTTTTCTCCCTTTCCACTACATTGGGTCTCCACTCATATATCCCCCTGAGTGTTGATTCCATTATAGAGCTGAGGGTCGATGGACAAACTACCGGAATAATTATGCCTATGTCGTCCGCATAGGCTGTTATTTTTGGGACTCTCCTCGCGAATCTCTTGATTAGATCGTCGACCACCAAATTCCATAGGAGAGGCGAGAGGACCCCACCTTGTGGTGTGCCTCTTTGTGCTCCCTTTACCATGGAAGCGGTGCCCCACTCTGAATGTACCCACCTGCAGCTAAGCAGGTTTCTTATCCAGAGGCTTATTGCGGGGTGCGTGTTGGTTGCTTCTAGGCGATCCATTATAGCATCCGTCTTGACATTGTTGAATGCTCTGGATATATCTACGAATACTCCAAGCGCATATTCCTTAATGTGTAGGGCTCTCTCAACGGTTGCTACTAGCGAGTGTAGTGCCGTTTCCACAGATTTCCCCTTGGTGTAGGCGTGCTGGTTGAATGACATGAGCCTCCCTACATCATTCCTGATGTGTAGATCCAGCACCTTTTCCAGTGTCTTGAGTATGAAAGAGGTGAGGCTTATCGGCCTGTAATCCTTGGGGCTCGCGTGACTGCACTTTCCCGCTTTTGGGAGGAAGACAATCCGAGAGGTCCTTCATTGGATTGGGATATAGCCCGTGCTTAGACATGCAGAGTATATTTCAAGTATATTTCGCCTGTAACATGGCTGGAAATATTCCATCTAGTCCTGGTGCCTTGTAGCCCGCAAAGGAGTCTATGGCCCAGTTCATTTTCGTAGTTGTTTTAGATCGTTTGGGGGGCGTTCTTCGCCAGTTTCTATGTCTTGGTGCGTGCTGGCGTCTAAGACATCCGTGCATCCTGGGATGTGCGATTGCATAAGTGCTGTTAGGGCCTCTTCACTGCCCTCGCGTTTATATCTGAAAACCACTGTCCGTCGTCGCGTTTTAGCTGACTCTGTATGGAAGGTTGCTTTGAAAGCAGCTTCCGGAGTCTAGCTGTTTCCGGGACATTCTCGATGCTGGAGCAGAAGTTTCTCCACGAGCTTCTCTGCGCCCTGCGTGTTTCATTCTCGTAATCCCTCAGTAGGATTTTGTATTCCTCGTTAATGATCTCATCGTCTGCCTTTTTGGCGATTTTGAAGAATTCTCTGAGGTTATGTCTTTGGAGTGTAAGTTCCCGATTCCACAATGGTGGCCTGGTCTTCTCCCTTGTTCTTGAAGTCGGGCATGATGCGTGATACGCATCCAGTAATTCCTTGGACAGGGTCTCTAGGGCCTTTCTATGTCTCTCTCGGATTTTACTATACCTGGGCTGGTCGCGAGTTTCGAGGTCACAGACCTTGTAAACTTTTCCCAGTTCGTGTTCCGGGGGTTTCTATAGACAGCTACCTTTGGAGtgcttttaaaatcatatctgAACTGAATATACCTATGGTCCGAGAAAGATGGTGTTTTTAGGACCCTCCATTCGGAGACCAAAGTACTCTGTCCCTTTACAAGTGTTATATATAGCACGTTTGACGAGGTGGGACCTACGAAGGTGTGCTCCTCCCACACGTTTGCTATATATAGATAGAATAAAGTCTAAGAGTGACTCACCTCTGTCGTTGATGTCTGAGCTTCCCCACACGCTGTGGTGTGCATTGGCATCTGCACCAATGAGGAGTTGGTCATTCTTCGAGCCTAGCTCCACCAAGCTGCTCAGCTCGTCTGGTGGCGCCGATCTGTCGTGTGCCATGTAGCAGGAGGCTACTAAGAGGCGCTGCTCCTCGCTTTCTAGCATCACCGCAGTCAAGTCGTCAGAGCTGTAATGAGGCATAAGGTTAGCATGGATACCCTTCCGCACAAGTACGGCGCTTCTGTTCCTGTTTACCGTTGGTGAGTAGAATGTATTGTAGTTTGAGGACCTTAGTCCGGCCACGATATTACCCGAGGCAATCCATGGCTCTTGTACCAAGGCTATGTCGACCAGCCCTTGCTCTAGGGCAATCAGGAGCTCCGCCGATGCGAGTCTGCTTTTATGAAAATTGAGCTGCAGCACCGTCAACGTCATGGGTGGCTTGCTCAACTCCGCTCGACGGGTTGGCTATTACAGTCAGGTCACCGTCCTCTTCGTCTTCCGAGTCGTCAAGTTCCTGGGCGGCAACCACGATGGCTTCCAGACCTTGGTCCTTCTCCACCTCGCCTGCCGGCAGGATATGTGCGCCTTTGTCGTCGGGGTGTCGCTTCTTGAGGCGCAGGTAGACGCTACACATGACCCACGCTATCTTCCCGAATCTTGGGTACAGCAGATCCTCCGCCTCCTTGTTGATTTGGAGAATCACACTTTGGTTGAACCAGTTGCCTTAGCTAGACACTGCATTGCCCCGGGCAGGACAAGCGAGAATGCATTACCCTGCTCGGGGTAATGCAGTGACCATTGCCCAGCCGGCAACCTCGTGGAGGGCTCAGCTGGAGGATTTTCGCCAGCCCATTCTACAATAACTCCTTAACTAATTAGGGCCGCGAGTTCTTCAACACAATCTGGaacaacatttaacaaaatacaaagtgTAGTTTTAGCGAAATGGATTCGGACCTTCAATCTTGTGACGCATCGCTTCACGAGgcacacatttttattttctaacttttgTACCTTATTGTTTAAGTTTATCTATAAGACGCCATGAAGTATCTTGTTATTAGGTTTAAGAGAAATCCCTGAAGTATTATCggttaacaaaattaaatttaaacctaAGCGCGCCCTAAACaacgttgccagatcgctacGCGATCAAACCACCAGGTGGCCAGATTGACTATCGATGGTCAGCCCCGCTCGATATTTCGGCGAGTGGCAACGAAACCATGAGTCGATGACCGACATTGCTCGATATTTCGACGGGTGGCAACCCAAACCGAGTTGATGTTCAGGATCAATCGAAATCATTCGCTCTCTTGGTTCCGGACCTCTGAAGGAAGCAGACGTGTGCTCCACAACTGGGTAAAATAACTTGTGAATCAACGCGTGTGACTTATATCCTAAGAACTCGGTGCAGCAGCAGGGAAATAAGACAGGATAAGGAAATAAAGTGAAACTTCTGAATTATAACCCACCTGCGTATATTCGGTAACAAAGTAGTTCTTTGAAAAGTAACCCTAACCCTTCCTGAACCCGTAGTTAGTGATACTTCAGGCGTGGCTACGGTAATACCTGGTACTCCCAGAGAACGCCGGCGTGCCCCTGTTGGAAACACATCCCCCCCCTTTTTCCTCCCACTTCAGGCGTGGCTACGGTAATACCTGGTACTCCCAGAGAACGCCGGCGTGCCCCTGTTGGAAGCACACCCCCCCCCTTTTTCCTCCCCTTTCAGGCGTGGCTACGGTAATACCTGGTACTCCCAGAGAACGCCGGATACTTGCCAGATATAGGCGTCTCATAATCAGGAGTCGCACAAGTACGCGGGAGCACCACGCGTGTTTTCCCCTTCCCCCTTCTCCTCTGATTAACCACGCAAAGCCTGCCATTTTCTGCGTCGCGGTCCCAGCAATCGCGACTTACCCGATCCAAGAACCCTCGCCTacgatttcctttttaaaGCAAGTCTCCTATAGATTACAAATTTCTTGTAAGGATCTCTGGCACGACTGAGACTCACCCCGGCCAGAGAACTTCGTTACAaatggcgcccgagcagggactTGTAGGGTAAAATCCTGGGAAAATACCACCTTGTAGAGCAGggttaaaatttttgaaaaaaagagGACGGGTAAACTACGGTTTCGGTGCACCGAAAATTGGCGCGAAAACCTAGAAAAGCGCGCAGTACCACGTGGAGAGTGACGCCATAAAACGCAAGTCGTGACGCGACCGAGTGAAACGCAGGCAGCCCACGAGCTGACGTTGCAGTACCGTCAAGTAACGCGAGcgagtgaaaaagtgaaaataccaaaataccagaacacaaaaataaattcgcCATCACCACAAAACAAACGAGCAATACAAACGGTATATCAAaactacagaaaaaaaaagaaatacaagcACACAGGAGACGAGATGCCAGCCACGGAAGGAGAAAATGCCCAAGCGCAGAACAAAGGAGCAGCAAATGATCCTGGTGAGTCTGTTCCAATTAGACTTAAGAATCCTGGGGTGGGAACAACTTGGATCTATTCCCGTCGCAAGGAGGAATTATTAGCATTTGCCGGAGAGTTTGGGTTTCAGTCAGAGGGCCGCGTCGAGGACCTACAGAAAAACTTCGCCACCTTCGTCAAGCATTCGGAGCTGCCCGAGGTAATCTGGGGCAAACTTAAGTCATTGGAAATGCATTTCGCGTCGCGCGCTCCAAACCCAAACCTGGGCGAGGATAAAGACAATGCCACCGACGATAAGGCCTCCGTCTCGAGTGCAATGGGTAATAGGAATATGCACTCACTGCTTGTCCCCGGTAATCTTCGCCCCGGTAGTCCAGGCATTACCATAAACGCACCGCCGACTCAAGGAGTCCCAGGAATCGATTTCTCTAGAGGTTTTACAAGCACCCCGGAGAGAATTCGCAAGTGGGGACTTCAATTTGATGGCCGATCAGACCCCTTAACCTTCATCGAGCAGGTTGAGAGTCGCGCAGTGTCCTACGGCATAGAATTACGGACACTCCCTCGAGCAATGACAGAGCTTTTGACCGACCGGGCGGATAAATGGTTCCAGACCTGCCGCTTACAAGGGGCAGACTGGGCAACCTTCCGAAAGGAATTTTTAGAATTCTTTTTACCTCCGCGATACCTTCAACGACTCGACGATAGAATTAGGGGGCGAGACCAGCAGGATGGAGAAAGTTTTAAGGACTTTGCGCTGGATCTCCGCGTACTCATGAGACATGCGGGTTACACGGAGAAACAGGAACTCGACAGGCTCTACGAGAACGCCGCACCGGAGTACCAGATGTACATACGCCGCCACGAGTTTCAAACTATCGGAGAACTGACTCAACTTGCCACGGAACTCGAAACCGTTAAGCAACGTAGCGTAAGCCGGGAGAATTCCCGCAAACTCCAAGTCACAACCTCTCGCCCTTCACCTGTGGTACCCCAGGAAAACTCTTGGAACTCCCGGGCCCCTCCAAATCGGCCAGGGAACTCAGACGCAGAGCGAGGACCTCGACAACCAGCCGCGCCTATATCGAATAGAATTATCACGCCGTCGCAAATAATTGACGTGAGAAACGCCTGCGGCAACTGCGGGGAACAAGGACATTTTAGACGCGAGTGTAGAAATAGCCGAAGATATTTCTGTTGGGATTGTGGCCGACAAGGAGTTCGTACAATCGATTGCTGTCGAAAAACGCAGCCGGGAAACGGACCGAGTCCTCGCGTTGTGCGGAACACGACGGGGACCGACGAGACAGGGAACACCCTGTAAACGCACCACTCAGAGTCGAAGGCGGGAAGATAGTGGCCACTGTAGGAATTGGAGGACAGACTAGGATGGCCACAATAGACACCGGGGCGTCACGCAGTTTCGTAAGTCAGGAATTTGCAGATGCAGTCGGCGAACGACATCAATTCAAAGAAATGCGAACCCAGATAAGTCTTGCCGATAATTCGATGATTGAGGTATCGAAGATTTTTATAGCCAGGATCACACTCGTGCATGACCTTCTCGAAGTACCGCTGCTCGTCATGCCATCCATGCTGGAACCTCTGATTTTAGGATTAGATTTTCTATGTAGTATCGGCACGACCATGCGCTGCGGGACGGCAAAGCTGCGACTTCCATCGAGACTTAACCCAGTGGAATTACGGAGCATGAGCTGCAACAAGAGAGGACAATCCATTGAGCGCCATCCTTACGGACCTATCGCAAACCAGGAGAACGCTGACCAGGACCCTTCACGCATACCCGGACCAAAACACTGTTACAAATCAGGAAAGCCTGTCATTCACCAGGAACACGCAGAACAAACCCCCACGCGCATATCGGAACCATCCGAACCACCAGGACCCGCAAGAACAGAGGAGCCCCAGCAACCCAAAGCAAAGCAAGTACAAGAAGAAACTACGTTGAGCCCCCGGACTCAACCAATCCGGATCACGGAGGCGGAACCGCCGCAAAAACCAGACGCGCAGCAGGTCGCGGAACCAAGCGACGACGTTAAAACTACGCCAAAGGATACTCAGAAAACATTAATGGAGCCGCGATCGTTGGACGAagggcaggagcagcaggtaCAACACTTTCTTGACGAACAGCTCAAGAAATTCGAGGGGATGACAGGCGTATCGACAAGCCATGTAAGCAAAGGTACTTTCCCAAAAACCCTGCCATGCAGGCAATCATTAATCAACAGGTGGATGCACTACTGGAGCAAGGGTGTATAGAGCCTTCTCGCAGCCCGCACAGCGCCCCGTTGGTACTGGTGCGGAAAAAGACTGGGCAGTGGCGCATGTGCGTAGACTACCGCCAGCTCAATGCCCGATCGATTCCCGACGCATACCCCTTGCCTAGAATTAACCACATTCTTGAGAGACTTAGAAACGCGACATTCATATCTACGTTAGATTTAACCAACGGGTATTGGCAGATACCTATGGCACTTAACAGCCGGGAAAGCACCGCGTTTACAGTCCCAGGGAGGGGACTTTATCAGTGGCGAGTCATGCCTTTTGGTTTACACTCCGCGCCCGCTACGTTTCAGCGTGCCCTCGACAGTGTGATTAGCCCGGACATGGAGCCGTACGCTTTCGCCTATTTAGACGACATAATCGTCATCGGTGCTAGTCTAGAAGATCACATGACTAATCTCTGTCAGGTCTTCAAACGACTCCGGGAAGCCAACTTGCGTATCAACCAAGAAAAATGCTCTTTCTTTCAGCAAAAACTGACGTATCTAGGACATGTCATTAGTAATCAAGGTATTCACACAGACCCAGAGAAGGTCGCCGCCGTGCGAAATCTAAACCCGCCGGAAAACATCCGGGAACTTCGACGCTGTTTAGGGATGGCCTCCTGGTACCGGAGATTTGTCCCCGACTTTGCATCAGTGGTTCAACCAATGACCAACCTACTGAGAAAGAACCAGAAGTGGACCTGGGGAGAGGAACAGAAAGTTGCGTTCGACCAGCTTAAAGAGCTTCTGACAAATGCACCCGTGTTAGCATGCCCGGACTTCACTGAGAAGATGACGCTTCAAGCCGACGCTAGTAACTACGGGCTTGGCGGAGTTTTGACCCAGACAATCAACGGACAGGAACGAGTGATTGCCTACGTGAGCCGCAAACTAGACGCAGCCGAGCTTAACTACTCACCTATGGAAAAGGAATGCTTGGCAATCATCTGGGGAATTCGAAAGCTCAGGTGTTACCTCGAAGGCTATCGTTTCAACGTCATCACCGATCACTTAGCGCTTAAATGGATGGACCATATAGAAAACCCCACGGGAAGAATAGCCAGATGGGCGCTAGAGCTCCAACAATACCAATATGATGTCCATTATCGCCGAGGGAAATACAATGTTGTTGCCGACGCTCTGTCTCGACAGCCGTTAGAGAAACTCCAGCGGATCACGACATACAATCATCAGTGCAAGTGGATTCAACGTAAACTACAGGAGATCAAGGATAACCCCCAAAAGGTTCCCGATTACGTCGTAGAGAACGGGGAACTGTACCGGCACTTAGGCCATCGCCCCGACGATCAGGACTACATACCATGGAAACTATGTGTGCCAGGCGAGCATCGTCAACGGATCTTACAGGAATGCCACGACGCGCCTACAGCAGGCCATTTAGGGGTACGGAAGACCATTCTCTGTATCTCTCAGAAATATTACTGGCCGGGTATGTTCCGCGATGTCGGGTTATATGTACGAAAATGTGTCTTATGCCAAAAGTTCAAGGCAGACCAACGAAGGCAAGCCGGCATGATGCTTACGAGGCAGATCGAGGAACCATTCGCGGTACTGTGCGCAGACTTCGTAGGCCCGCTGCCCCGCTCCAAACAAGGAAACGTTATGTTGCTGGTCTTCTTCGATTCGTTCACGAAATGGATCGAATTGATACCCCTGCGGAAGGCAACCTCAACAACACTGATCCGAGCTTTTCGTGAACGCGTGCTCAGTCACTTCGGGGCACCGAAGAAAATGGTGTGCGATAATGGCACCCAATTCACTAGCAAAGCGTTTCGAACCTTTCTAGCAGATACTGGCGTAGAACTACAGTATACAGCACCTTACTGTCCGCGTGAAAACCCAACCGAAAGGGCGAACCGAAC
This portion of the Drosophila takahashii strain IR98-3 E-12201 chromosome 3R, DtakHiC1v2, whole genome shotgun sequence genome encodes:
- the LOC138913247 gene encoding uncharacterized protein, with protein sequence MCSVYLRLKKRHPDDKGAHILPAGEVEKDQGLEAIVVAAQELDDSEDEEDGDLTLNFHKSRLASAELLIALEQGLVDIALVQEPWIASGNIVAGLRSSNYNTFYSPTVNRNRSAVLVRKGIHANLMPHYSSDDLTAVMLESEEQRLLVASCYMAHDRSAPPDELSSLVELGSKNDQLLIGADANAHHSVWGSSDINDRVYKVCDLETRDQPRYSKIRERHRKALETLSKELLDAYHASCPTSRTREKTRPPLWNRELTLQRHNLREFFKIAKKADDEIINEEYKILLRDYENETRRAQRSSWRNFCSSIENVPETARLRKLLSKQPSIQSQLKRDDGQWFSDINARAVKRP